The Mucilaginibacter terrenus genome has a segment encoding these proteins:
- a CDS encoding SDR family NAD(P)-dependent oxidoreductase, whose amino-acid sequence MFSLKDKSAVVTGGGSGIGKAISKLFARQGASVHIVELNAEAAAQTVTEIEEEGNRAVAHSGNVAEQEQIVELFNSIGTIDILVNNAGIAHVGNVENTSTADFEKVYNVNVKGAYNCIFAAVPIMKATGGGVILNMASIASWVGLADRFAYSMSKGAIHAMSMSVARDYLHDNIRSNSISPARVHTPFVDGFIAKNYAGREDEMFDKLSKSQPIGRMAQPGEIAALALYLCSDEAGFITGCDYPIDGGFIKLNN is encoded by the coding sequence ATGTTCAGTTTAAAAGATAAAAGCGCGGTAGTCACTGGCGGTGGCAGTGGAATAGGCAAAGCAATATCAAAGCTTTTTGCCAGGCAAGGGGCAAGTGTGCACATTGTTGAGCTCAATGCCGAGGCCGCAGCTCAAACGGTTACAGAGATTGAAGAAGAAGGTAATAGAGCAGTGGCTCACAGCGGCAACGTAGCAGAGCAGGAGCAGATTGTCGAACTCTTTAACTCTATAGGGACAATAGATATTCTTGTTAATAACGCAGGCATTGCACATGTAGGTAACGTAGAGAACACTTCTACAGCCGACTTTGAAAAAGTTTACAACGTGAATGTAAAAGGTGCCTACAACTGCATATTTGCTGCGGTGCCGATTATGAAAGCTACTGGTGGAGGCGTTATACTCAACATGGCTTCGATAGCATCGTGGGTAGGGTTAGCCGACAGGTTTGCTTATTCTATGAGTAAAGGCGCCATACATGCCATGAGTATGTCTGTAGCGCGGGATTATCTGCATGACAATATCCGCAGCAACAGCATTTCGCCTGCAAGGGTGCATACACCATTTGTAGATGGTTTTATTGCCAAGAACTACGCCGGCAGGGAGGATGAGATGTTCGATAAACTATCTAAAAGCCAGCCTATCGGCCGTATGGCACAACCTGGTGAGATAGCCGCACTTGCTTTGTACTTGTGTTCTGACGAAGCTGGATTTATTACCGGGTGCGATTACCCTATTGATGGCGGCTTTATAAAACTTAACAACTAA
- a CDS encoding zinc-binding alcohol dehydrogenase family protein, translated as MPEPKDGNAILRINRIGICGTDIHAFEGTQPYFSYPRVLGHELSAEVVSVSVNSGFIAGDVVTVIPYKNCGTCIACRNGKENCCVQMQVYGVHADGGMAEFFQVPERLLVHGQGLNHDELALVEPLAIGAHAVRRAGLVPREFVLVNGAGPIGLAVMTYAKIAGCKVIAADVNPYRLEFCRDKVGTEYLVNPADGDMETKLQHITSGDMPTVIFDATGNKQAIESSFSYMAHGGRYVLVGLQKGNIEVNHPEFHKREGTLLSSRNATRQDFEQVISSIQQKLIDPTVFITHRADFYDTDDNLQLYLTKEKNLIKTLLCL; from the coding sequence ATGCCAGAACCTAAAGATGGTAATGCTATACTGCGTATAAATAGAATAGGCATTTGCGGAACTGATATTCACGCTTTTGAGGGCACGCAGCCTTATTTTTCATACCCGCGTGTTCTGGGTCACGAGCTCTCGGCAGAGGTGGTTAGCGTATCAGTAAATAGCGGTTTTATTGCTGGGGATGTTGTGACGGTGATCCCCTACAAAAACTGCGGTACTTGTATCGCCTGCAGGAATGGCAAAGAGAATTGTTGCGTGCAGATGCAGGTATATGGCGTACACGCTGATGGCGGCATGGCAGAGTTTTTTCAGGTTCCCGAGCGTTTACTTGTGCACGGGCAAGGGCTCAATCATGACGAACTTGCCTTGGTAGAACCCCTTGCTATAGGCGCACACGCAGTAAGGAGAGCTGGTTTAGTGCCCCGCGAGTTTGTTTTGGTAAACGGAGCTGGCCCTATTGGCTTGGCAGTAATGACATATGCAAAGATTGCTGGCTGTAAGGTGATTGCTGCTGACGTTAATCCGTATCGCCTTGAGTTTTGTCGCGATAAGGTGGGTACTGAGTACCTTGTCAATCCGGCTGATGGAGATATGGAAACAAAACTACAGCATATCACCAGCGGTGATATGCCGACGGTGATATTTGATGCAACCGGCAATAAACAGGCTATTGAGAGTTCTTTTTCATACATGGCGCATGGCGGCAGGTATGTTCTGGTAGGGTTACAAAAAGGGAACATTGAGGTTAATCATCCAGAATTCCATAAGCGGGAAGGGACACTGTTAAGTAGCCGCAATGCCACCCGGCAGGATTTTGAGCAAGTTATATCCAGCATTCAGCAAAAGTTGATTGATCCCACGGTATTCATTACTCATCGTGCTGACTTTTATGATACAGATGATAATCTTCAATTATATCTAACAAAGGAGAAGAACCTGATTAAAACGTTACTCTGTTTATAA
- a CDS encoding fumarylacetoacetate hydrolase family protein — protein MKLIRYGAAGQEKPGVIINDKRYDVSAVVKDYNEEFFESEGLSVLKEHIAANPGMLPVVSDDERLGSPIARPSKILCIGLNYADHAKETNAQTPSEPIIFMKSTTSLVGPNDDIMIPKNSQKTDWEVELAVVIGKKTSYVEEADAEQYIAGYVLHNDVSEREFQLERNGTWDKGKGCDTFAPMGPFLATPDEIGDANNLKLWLSVNGEIMQNGTTANFIFNVPYVVSYISQFMTLLPGDVISTGTPAGVGLGFKPPVYLKPGDVVELGIDGLGTAKQHVIAYAKA, from the coding sequence ATGAAATTAATACGATACGGAGCTGCCGGTCAGGAGAAGCCGGGTGTTATCATCAACGATAAGCGATATGACGTCTCAGCTGTAGTTAAGGACTACAATGAGGAGTTTTTTGAAAGTGAAGGGCTATCTGTGCTGAAAGAACATATAGCAGCTAACCCCGGTATGTTGCCGGTGGTAAGTGATGATGAGCGTTTGGGCAGCCCTATCGCACGCCCGTCTAAGATATTATGTATCGGTCTTAACTATGCTGATCACGCAAAAGAAACAAATGCGCAAACGCCATCGGAGCCTATCATTTTTATGAAGAGCACCACCTCTCTTGTTGGCCCGAATGATGATATCATGATCCCCAAGAACTCTCAAAAAACAGATTGGGAAGTTGAGCTGGCAGTGGTTATCGGTAAAAAAACCTCCTACGTAGAAGAGGCAGACGCAGAGCAATATATCGCCGGCTATGTACTGCATAACGACGTTTCGGAGCGCGAGTTTCAGCTGGAGCGTAACGGCACATGGGACAAAGGCAAAGGATGCGATACTTTTGCACCAATGGGTCCGTTCCTGGCAACTCCGGATGAAATAGGTGATGCCAATAATCTGAAGCTTTGGCTGAGTGTTAACGGCGAAATAATGCAGAATGGCACGACAGCTAATTTTATATTTAATGTTCCGTACGTTGTATCTTATATAAGCCAGTTCATGACTTTATTGCCGGGCGATGTGATATCCACAGGAACACCTGCAGGTGTAGGGCTTGGATTTAAACCGCCTGTATACCTTAAACCGGGCGATGTAGTGGAACTGGGTATTGACGGACTTGGCACCGCAAAACAGCACGTTATAGCTTATGCTAAGGCTTGA
- a CDS encoding amidohydrolase family protein translates to MLRLDAHQHFWKYDPVKDAWITDEMAVLKRDFMPEDLSLVLHDNAIGGCVAVQASQSEAETDFLIDLAAQNSFVKGVVGWVDLQADNIEERLQYYREYSIVKGFRHIIQAENAGFMLSDKFQRGISLLDEHGFSYDILIKPQQLEEAAALVAQFPRQQFVIDHMAKPLIKQRELEPWREDMIALAKHKNVWCKVSGFCTEADWQNWTFEDIKPYLDTVFEAFGIDRLMFGSDWPVCLLAGGYSRTISCLNSYLKDFTDSDKAKFWGGNAASFYQINS, encoded by the coding sequence ATGCTAAGGCTTGATGCGCATCAGCATTTCTGGAAGTACGATCCTGTAAAGGACGCATGGATAACGGACGAGATGGCTGTACTAAAGCGTGATTTTATGCCGGAGGACCTGTCTCTGGTGTTGCATGATAATGCTATCGGTGGCTGTGTTGCGGTACAGGCCAGCCAAAGTGAAGCTGAAACAGACTTCTTAATAGATTTAGCTGCTCAAAACTCCTTTGTAAAGGGCGTTGTAGGCTGGGTCGATCTGCAAGCTGATAACATAGAAGAGCGCTTGCAATACTACCGGGAATATAGCATTGTAAAAGGGTTTCGCCATATAATACAGGCAGAAAATGCCGGTTTTATGCTAAGCGATAAATTCCAAAGGGGCATTTCTTTGTTAGATGAGCATGGGTTTAGTTATGATATCCTTATTAAACCGCAACAGCTAGAAGAAGCAGCAGCGTTGGTGGCACAATTTCCCAGGCAACAATTTGTGATCGACCATATGGCCAAGCCGCTTATTAAACAACGAGAGCTCGAACCCTGGCGGGAAGATATGATTGCTTTAGCTAAACATAAAAACGTTTGGTGCAAGGTATCCGGCTTTTGTACCGAAGCTGATTGGCAAAACTGGACTTTTGAAGACATAAAGCCATACCTGGATACCGTTTTTGAAGCATTTGGAATAGACAGATTAATGTTTGGTTCTGATTGGCCGGTTTGCTTGCTGGCAGGTGGCTATAGCCGTACCATAAGTTGCCTCAACAGTTATCTTAAAGATTTTACAGACAGTGATAAAGCGAAGTTTTGGGGCGGTAATGCTGCTTCGTTTTACCAGATTAATAGCTAA
- a CDS encoding L-rhamnose mutarotase, with product MKRYCLTLDLKDDPQLIAEYEEYHSAVWPEILQSITDSGIEHMEIYRYGSRLFMIMEVNETFSFEAKSAADASNSKVQEWETLMWNYQQPLPGAKPGEKWILMEKIFDL from the coding sequence ATGAAAAGATATTGTCTCACACTTGATCTTAAGGACGATCCGCAGCTTATAGCTGAATACGAGGAGTATCATAGTGCTGTTTGGCCGGAAATACTGCAGAGCATTACCGATAGCGGAATAGAACATATGGAGATATACCGGTATGGCAGTCGGCTTTTTATGATTATGGAAGTAAACGAAACGTTCAGCTTTGAAGCAAAGAGCGCCGCGGATGCATCCAACAGCAAAGTACAGGAATGGGAAACGTTAATGTGGAACTATCAGCAGCCATTACCCGGCGCTAAGCCTGGCGAAAAGTGGATTCTTATGGAAAAGATTTTTGATTTATAA
- a CDS encoding UxaA family hydrolase translates to MAERHTYLQIHPNDNVLVALTDLSAGTAVNFNGIDLVLVDNVAAKHKFSLHEFNTGDEIFMYGVLVGKASQYIPQGGVITTENIKHASSDFHLGERKITWQQPDVSKYQGKTFMGFHRADGSVGTGNYWLVIPLVFCENRNINVLKEALSAKLGFAKPRGYENEVDSLVEMYQTGKSVEDILNADLQMTPAQHPTRKLFPNIDGIKFLNHELGCGGTKTDSDALCGLLAGYITHPNVAGATVLSLGCQHAQAGILRDEIAKRDPNFNKPLVMLEQQQLGTESRLLHEALKQTFAGLMQANQQSRQPAPLSKLCIGLECGGSDGFSGISANPALGYLSDMLVAMGGSIILAEFPELCGVEQELSDRCVDIPTADKFMHLMRTYNARAEADGSGFYANPSPGNIRDGLITDAIKSAGAAKKGGSSPVAAVLDYPEKVSKPGLNLLCTPGSDVESTTAEVGSGANIVLFTTGLGTPTGNPIAPVVKLSTNTKLYNRMPDIIDVDCGTIIDGLETIPQAAERILNYVIEVASGNIQPKAVVLGQDDFIPWKRGVSL, encoded by the coding sequence ATGGCTGAGAGGCACACCTATCTGCAAATACACCCAAATGATAACGTATTAGTAGCGTTGACAGATTTATCTGCAGGTACAGCTGTTAATTTTAACGGGATCGATTTGGTTCTTGTTGATAATGTGGCAGCAAAGCACAAGTTTTCGCTGCACGAGTTTAATACTGGGGACGAAATATTCATGTATGGTGTACTCGTCGGGAAGGCAAGCCAATACATTCCTCAAGGTGGTGTTATTACCACAGAGAACATCAAGCACGCTTCCAGCGATTTTCATCTAGGAGAGCGTAAGATTACCTGGCAACAGCCTGATGTAAGTAAATATCAGGGTAAAACTTTTATGGGTTTTCATCGGGCCGACGGATCTGTTGGGACGGGTAATTACTGGTTGGTGATACCTTTAGTTTTTTGCGAAAACCGCAACATTAATGTGCTTAAAGAAGCACTATCTGCAAAACTGGGCTTTGCTAAGCCTCGTGGATATGAGAACGAAGTGGACAGCCTCGTGGAAATGTACCAAACTGGCAAATCGGTTGAGGATATATTGAATGCTGATTTGCAAATGACACCCGCACAGCACCCAACAAGAAAGCTGTTTCCGAATATAGATGGTATTAAATTTTTGAATCATGAACTGGGCTGCGGCGGCACTAAAACAGACAGCGACGCGCTTTGCGGGCTATTAGCAGGGTACATAACACACCCGAACGTTGCAGGTGCAACTGTGCTTAGCCTCGGCTGCCAGCATGCACAGGCAGGCATATTACGTGACGAGATTGCGAAGCGTGATCCAAACTTCAACAAGCCACTGGTAATGCTGGAACAACAACAATTGGGTACTGAAAGCCGCTTATTGCACGAGGCCTTAAAACAAACATTTGCGGGTTTGATGCAGGCCAATCAACAAAGCAGGCAGCCGGCGCCGTTGTCAAAACTATGTATTGGACTGGAATGTGGCGGGTCTGACGGTTTTTCGGGGATATCGGCTAATCCTGCCTTAGGCTATTTGTCAGACATGCTGGTAGCTATGGGTGGCAGCATTATCCTTGCTGAGTTCCCTGAACTTTGCGGGGTAGAGCAGGAGCTAAGCGATCGCTGCGTCGACATTCCAACTGCAGATAAGTTCATGCACTTAATGCGCACTTACAATGCACGGGCAGAGGCTGATGGCTCTGGCTTTTATGCAAACCCTTCACCAGGAAATATCAGGGATGGATTAATAACCGACGCGATTAAGTCTGCAGGAGCGGCTAAAAAAGGCGGCAGTTCGCCGGTTGCAGCCGTGCTAGATTATCCGGAAAAAGTTAGCAAGCCGGGTTTAAACCTGCTTTGTACCCCGGGCAGCGACGTGGAAAGTACAACAGCGGAGGTTGGTTCGGGAGCAAACATTGTACTTTTTACTACAGGGCTGGGCACGCCAACTGGAAACCCAATAGCACCGGTGGTAAAGCTGTCAACCAACACTAAGCTTTATAACCGCATGCCCGACATTATAGATGTTGATTGCGGAACCATTATAGATGGTTTAGAGACCATTCCGCAAGCAGCCGAGCGCATACTTAATTATGTTATAGAAGTAGCCAGCGGCAATATTCAACCAAAAGCTGTTGTACTTGGGCAGGACGATTTTATTCCCTGGAAAAGGGGAGTGTCATTATAA
- a CDS encoding SDR family oxidoreductase, whose translation MDLQLKDKVIIVTGGARGIGKGITLVLANEGAIPFIISRTAAENEATVKEIKEAGGNAYHTVAQLTDPEACESAVAEVVRQCGRIDGLVNNAGENDGVGLQSGDYERFVQSLHKNLIHYYLVAHHSLPHLITSKGSIVNITSKVADTGQGGTSAYAASNGGRNALTREWAVELLPHNIRVNAVVVAECYTPLYDRWIKTLPNPEEKLAQITSKIPLGHRMTTTEEIANAVAFLLSPVSSHTTGQIFYVDGGYTHLDRSL comes from the coding sequence ATGGATCTTCAGCTTAAAGATAAAGTGATAATTGTTACCGGAGGGGCACGTGGGATAGGTAAGGGAATTACCCTTGTACTTGCTAACGAAGGCGCTATTCCGTTTATAATCAGTCGTACTGCTGCTGAAAACGAAGCAACTGTGAAGGAAATAAAGGAGGCAGGAGGAAACGCTTACCACACGGTAGCTCAGTTAACTGATCCTGAAGCATGCGAGTCTGCAGTGGCAGAGGTTGTACGGCAATGCGGCCGTATAGATGGACTGGTTAATAATGCAGGTGAGAACGATGGCGTTGGTTTGCAAAGCGGCGATTATGAACGCTTTGTTCAATCGTTACATAAAAACCTTATTCATTACTACCTGGTTGCGCACCATTCTTTACCGCATTTAATTACGTCTAAGGGCAGCATTGTTAATATTACTTCTAAGGTTGCTGATACCGGGCAGGGTGGTACATCTGCCTACGCGGCATCTAACGGTGGCCGTAACGCGCTTACGCGTGAGTGGGCGGTGGAGTTACTACCTCATAATATCCGTGTAAACGCTGTGGTGGTGGCCGAATGTTACACTCCGCTTTATGACAGGTGGATTAAAACCCTTCCAAACCCCGAAGAAAAGCTGGCTCAGATAACATCAAAGATCCCGTTAGGGCACCGTATGACCACTACTGAGGAAATAGCCAATGCTGTAGCATTTTTGTTGTCACCTGTTTCCAGTCATACTACCGGGCAGATTTTTTACGTAGATGGAGGTTACACGCATCTGGACCGGTCACTATAG
- a CDS encoding alpha-galactosidase: MKNHLFTSFYLHLFIGATLFAPAVAAAQNITIPVETQHNALVLQTDAGKHLKMVYFGAKLANAAEYASIKKMYRQADDSEVLDEAYMPSGSEALAEPAITVTHSDGNKSLSLAYVSHTVRKIDDNVSLLTVNLKDPAYPFEVQLCYKTFYKEDVTEQWCTIRHNEKGVVTLNKFASANLNLKGDSFWLKHYHGNWALEMQPEETKLTHGIKTIDTKLGTRANLYEQSMFMVSIDKPATEDEGKVLFGAVEWSGNFREDFELDVSNNLRVIAGINNAAAEYHLKAGEDFITPALLYTYSDHGRGDASRKLQRWARKYKIVNGEGDRLTLLNNWEATYFDFNETKLAQLFKDTKKLGVDLFLLDDGWFANKYPRNSDNAGLGDWQENRAKLPNGIGWLVKEAQNNSVKFGIWIEPEMVNPKSELYEKHPDWVIKQPNRPEKYFRNQLVLDLSNPKVQDFVFGIVNDLFTKHPDLAYIKWDCNAVIYNAYSAYLGKNQSHLYTDYVRGLYKVLDRVRAKYPKVPIMLCSGGGGRVDYGALKYFTEFWPSDNTDPLERVFLQWEYSYFFPAITSSNHVTDWGKQPIKYRVDVAMMGKLGFDIVVSKLNENDLAFCQQAIQNYNGLKEVIWHGDQYRLLNPWENDAASVMYVNENRSRAVVFNYLVNNRYDKGTRVPVKFKGLDPLKKYEVKEINVYPGGKPAVSNATYSGDFLMNVGVNPNVNAGHTSVVLQLDEVK; this comes from the coding sequence GTGAAAAATCATCTATTCACCTCATTTTATCTTCATCTGTTTATAGGAGCCACCTTATTTGCTCCAGCTGTTGCTGCTGCTCAAAATATCACAATACCCGTCGAGACACAGCACAATGCGCTGGTTTTGCAAACAGATGCAGGTAAACACCTTAAAATGGTATACTTCGGTGCTAAGCTAGCTAATGCTGCAGAGTACGCGTCTATAAAAAAGATGTACCGCCAGGCAGATGATTCTGAAGTGCTTGACGAGGCTTACATGCCCTCGGGTTCTGAGGCTTTAGCCGAACCCGCAATAACTGTGACCCATTCAGATGGCAACAAATCATTAAGCCTGGCCTACGTAAGTCACACGGTTAGGAAGATAGATGATAACGTTTCCTTGCTTACCGTAAACCTAAAAGATCCGGCTTATCCTTTTGAAGTTCAGCTCTGTTATAAAACATTCTATAAAGAAGATGTCACTGAACAATGGTGTACTATCAGGCATAACGAAAAAGGTGTTGTTACGCTAAATAAGTTCGCTTCCGCTAATTTAAACCTAAAAGGCGATAGCTTTTGGTTAAAACATTATCATGGTAATTGGGCGCTGGAAATGCAACCTGAAGAAACCAAACTCACTCACGGTATTAAAACGATAGATACTAAGCTGGGCACTCGCGCTAATTTGTATGAACAATCTATGTTCATGGTTTCTATAGACAAGCCAGCGACTGAAGATGAAGGTAAAGTGTTGTTTGGCGCCGTGGAGTGGTCTGGTAACTTCCGCGAAGATTTCGAACTGGATGTATCCAATAACCTGCGGGTAATCGCCGGCATAAACAATGCAGCCGCGGAATATCACCTGAAAGCAGGGGAAGACTTTATAACACCTGCGTTATTGTACACTTATTCTGACCACGGCAGGGGTGATGCGAGCCGGAAGCTACAGCGATGGGCACGCAAATACAAAATTGTAAATGGCGAAGGCGACAGGTTAACGCTCCTGAACAACTGGGAAGCCACTTACTTTGATTTTAATGAGACCAAACTGGCTCAATTGTTTAAGGACACCAAGAAGCTTGGAGTAGACCTGTTTTTGCTGGATGATGGCTGGTTTGCCAATAAGTATCCCCGCAACAGCGATAATGCAGGTTTGGGCGACTGGCAGGAAAACCGTGCAAAGCTGCCTAACGGCATTGGATGGCTAGTAAAAGAAGCACAAAATAACAGTGTTAAGTTTGGCATTTGGATTGAACCGGAAATGGTAAATCCTAAAAGCGAGTTGTACGAGAAACATCCGGACTGGGTGATAAAGCAACCAAACCGACCGGAAAAATACTTTAGAAACCAGTTGGTGCTTGATCTATCCAACCCAAAGGTGCAGGACTTTGTATTCGGCATTGTTAATGATCTTTTCACCAAACATCCTGATCTTGCTTACATTAAATGGGACTGTAATGCTGTTATTTACAATGCATATTCTGCCTACTTGGGTAAGAACCAATCGCATTTATATACCGATTATGTGCGAGGCTTGTACAAGGTATTAGACAGGGTCAGAGCTAAATACCCCAAGGTGCCCATCATGCTTTGCTCAGGTGGTGGCGGCAGGGTAGATTATGGAGCGCTTAAATACTTTACCGAGTTTTGGCCGAGCGATAACACTGATCCACTTGAGCGTGTGTTCCTGCAATGGGAGTATTCTTATTTTTTCCCGGCCATTACCAGTTCCAACCATGTAACCGACTGGGGAAAGCAGCCAATAAAATATCGTGTAGATGTAGCTATGATGGGTAAGTTAGGCTTTGATATTGTGGTAAGTAAGCTGAATGAAAACGACTTAGCTTTTTGTCAGCAGGCAATACAAAACTACAATGGCTTAAAAGAGGTGATATGGCACGGCGACCAGTACCGTTTGCTAAACCCATGGGAAAACGATGCAGCATCGGTAATGTATGTTAACGAGAACCGTTCGAGGGCAGTTGTTTTCAATTACCTGGTTAATAACCGCTATGATAAAGGCACTAGGGTTCCTGTGAAGTTCAAGGGGCTTGATCCGTTGAAGAAGTATGAGGTTAAAGAGATCAATGTTTACCCGGGCGGTAAGCCGGCTGTAAGTAACGCTACTTACTCGGGCGATTTCCTGATGAACGTAGGAGTCAATCCAAACGTAAACGCTGGGCATACAAGCGTCGTTTTGCAGCTGGATGAAGTGAAGTGA